A window of the Juglans microcarpa x Juglans regia isolate MS1-56 chromosome 5D, Jm3101_v1.0, whole genome shotgun sequence genome harbors these coding sequences:
- the LOC121264196 gene encoding uncharacterized protein LOC121264196, translating to MAKGRKLTTSRSERLLGSFSYGNGHGHGSNGTDSSELGEEDVWSMVDGMTDRENHVGYSSNNSQGEWTPPASVESNGSVGFRSRRRIPRDDRQVGGLSLAFEESGRPTASSRIVHQFRGNDDVAAAPSPRGGHQMATSAPVNVPDWTKILRIDSVESLHELDEGLGDGDPEMVPPHEYLARSRKTAATSVFEGVGRTLKGRDMRRIRDAVWSQTGFDG from the coding sequence ATGGCGAAGGGTCGGAAATTGACGACGAGCCGAAGCGAAAGGTTACTGGGGAGCTTCAGCTATGGCAACGGCCACGGTCATGGGTCGAACGGAACGGACTCATCGGAGCTCGGAGAAGAAGATGTCTGGTCCATGGTTGACGGCATGACTGACCGGGAGAACCACGTCGGTTACAGCAGCAACAATTCGCAGGGGGAGTGGACTCCACCCGCCTCTGTGGAGAGCAACGGAAGCGTGGGTTTCAGGAGCCGCCGCCGGATCCCCCGGGATGACCGACAGGTTGGTGGGCTGTCCCTGGCCTTCGAGGAGTCGGGCCGCCCGACAGCGTCTTCTAGGATCGTGCACCAGTTCCGCGGGAACGATGACGTTGCGGCAGCGCCGTCTCCACGTGGGGGCCACCAAATGGCCACGTCGGCGCCAGTGAACGTGCCGGACTGGACCAAGATCCTCCGAATCGACTCGGTCGAGTCGTTGCACGAGCTGGACGAAGGCTTGGGCGATGGCGACCCGGAGATGGTCCCCCCACACGAGTACCTGGCGCGTAGCCGGAAGACGGCTGCCACGTCGGTTTTTGAGGGCGTGGGCCGGACGCTGAAGGGCCGGGACATGAGGCGGATCAGAGATGCGGTTTGGAGTCAGACCGGGTTCGATGGCTAA
- the LOC121264198 gene encoding cysteine-rich receptor-like protein kinase 26, whose protein sequence is MAIMVSSTLVLLFVAAIFRIISQAVAQPAFLYHSCLDDDRDNFISDSTYKANLNHLLHSISNSTEIINNGFYNSSYGSNINEVHAIGLCRGDVQLDVCRGCLYNASYLLPELCPDHKEAIGWYDHCMLRYSNRSILGVIETSPNFTIWGINNVSANYADQFFDVARSLLERLRSRAAASYSLRKFAAGNAAVSNFKTIYALVQCTPDLSEQECNDCLLGASEGIPRCCDGKEGGRIARPSCDIRFEVYPFYYSTTNSPPPAHSPIPTDHPQKSPTNKGTLYFIPILASITFLGLISSIAGIYIRAKRGRKKIENEIIGSILFDFDNIKVATNNFSEANKLRESEFGTVYKGTFSNKVITVKRLSTGFGHEGVEFEDKVLSLTKLRHGNIVELLGCSVEGNERLLIYDFVPNTSLDHYLSDPLKLATLDWEMRYKIIRGIAQGVLYLHEKSELCFNHGLEASNIFVDEEMNPKISEFGLKSLLSLDQIPENTSRIERIEEAPDVMHLLFAMMSDVFNFGVLVLEIVSGQKNNCFRDEENADTLLSYARRNFSQGTASNIIDPTILMPDGSTSEIINCILTALLCAEANEADRPTMASVVTMLDGTDKHGSMETEMPSFEDDHRVLGRRTFLRRVRSLFWTKKGGFRVLES, encoded by the exons ATGGCAATAATGGTTTCGTCAACATTAGTTCTTTTGTTCGTCGCTGCCATTTTCAGGATAATTTCTCAAGCCGTTGCACAGCCAGCCTTCCTATACCATTCCTGTTTAGACGACGACAGGGATAACTTCATTTCTGACAGTACATATAAGGCAAATCTCAATCACCTCCTCCACTCCATTTCTAACAGTACCGAAATTATTAACAACGGATTCTACAACTCTTCTTATGGCTCGAACATCAACGAAGTACACGCGATTGGACTCTGTAGAGGAGATGTTCAACTGGATGTTTGCCGCGGTTGCCTCTACAATGCTAGTTACCTTCTCCCTGAGCTCTGTCCCGATCATAAGGAGGCAATTGGGTGGTACGACCACTGTATGCTACGCTACTCAAATCGCTCCATTTTGGGCGTCATAGAAACCAGCCCCAATTTCACCATTTGGGGCATCAATAACGTATCGGCTAACTATGCGGATCAGTTCTTTGACGTTGCTAGGAGCTTGCTGGAAAGGCTAAGAAGTCGAGCTGCCGCAAGCTATTCTCTTCGTAAGTTCGCAGCAGGGAATGCAGCCGtatcaaacttcaaaacaatatATGCACTCGTGCAATGCACGCCTGACTTATCTGAACAAGAATGCAACGATTGCTTGCTTGGGGCATCTGAAGGTATTCCACGATGTTGTGATGGGAAGGAAGGTGGGAGAATCGCTAGACCCAGCTGTGATATCAGGTTTGAGGTCTACCCCTTCTATTACTCTACAACTAACTCGCCACCCCCTGCTCATTCGCCAATCCCAACTGATCATCCTCAAAAGTCGCCTACTAACAAAG GGACCCTGTACTTTATTCCAATTTTGGCATCTATTACTTTTCTTGGACTAATCTCGTCCATCGCGGGCATCTATATAAGGGCGAAGCGGGGAAGGAAGAAAATTGAAA ATGAGATAATTGGATCCATACTATTCGACTTTGACAATATTAAAGTTGCGACAAACAACTTTTCCGAAGCAAATAAACTTCGAGAAAGTGAATTTGGTACTGTTTACAAG GGTACGTTCTCTAATAAAGTCATTACTGTAAAAAGGCTGTCAACGGGTTTTGGACACGAAGGTGTAGAATTTGAGGATAAGGTCCTTTCGCTGACTAAACTTCGACACGGTAATATTGTTGAGCTCCTAGGCTGTTCCGTTGAAGGAAATGAAAGACTTctaatatatgattttgttccAAATACAAGCCTTGATCACTACCTGTCTG ATCCGCTCAAGCTTGCAACTTTGGATTGGGAAATGCGCTACAAAATCATAAGAGGCATTGCACAAGGGGTTCTTTACCTTCATGAAAAATCTGAACTATGTTTTAATCATGGTCTTGAAGCTAGTAACATATTTGTGGACGAAGAAATGAATCCAAAGATTTCAGAATTTGGCTTGAAAAGCTTGCTTTCATTGGATCAAATTCCCGAGAATACAAGTAGAATTGAGAGGATCGA AGAAGCTCCGGATGTAATGCACCTGCTGTTCGCAATGATGTCTGATGTCTTTAACTTTGGTGTATTAGTGTTGGAGATAGTGAGCGGACAGAAGAATAATTGCTTTCGAGATGAGGAGAATGCGGACACTCTTTTGAGCTAT GCTCGGAGGAACTTCAGCCAAGGAACTGCTTCAAATATTATAGATCCCACAATATTGATGCCAGATGGCTCAACATCTGAAATAATAAACTGCATCCTCACTGCCTTACTCTGTGCTGAAGCAAATGAAGCTGATAGACCAACCATGGCTTCAGTTGTTACCATGCTCGACGGTACTGACAAACATGGAAGCATGGAAACCGAAATGCCATCATTTGAGGATGATCATAGAGTGTTAGGTAGGAGAACTTTCCTTCGGAGGGTCCGCAGTTTGTTTTGGACCAAAAAAGGCGGCTTTCGCGTCCTAGAATCATAG
- the LOC121264199 gene encoding uncharacterized protein LOC121264199: MYLPRILGYVRQRMGRNKLKSFGPLMCRIAMLVHIRTRSFFFKALGITLLFMAGFPNDLVQRETKYRNLDLLQKYYRGIMSRFLAPFMKTEDLNHFTAYFLF, translated from the exons ATGTATCTCCCACGAATCCTGGG ATATGTTAGGCAGCGGATGGGAAGAAACAAGCTGAAGTCTTTTGGGCCACTGATGTGTCGAATAGCAATGCTAGTTCATATTCGCACTAGAAGCTTCTTCTTCAAGGCCTTAGGCATCACACTTCTATTCATGGCTGGTTTTCCTAATGACCTGGTTCAAAGGGAAACAAAATACCGGAACTTGGACTTACTCCAAAAATATTACAG GGGAATAATGTCAAGATTTCTAGCTCCATTCATGAAGACTGAGGACCTCAATCATTTTACAgcctattttttgttttga